The following are encoded in a window of Candidatus Izemoplasmatales bacterium genomic DNA:
- a CDS encoding TatD family hydrolase: MYFDSHVHLNDDLLYTDIENVVSSARAAGVVRMVCVGYDAASSRRAVELAERFEGVYAAVGLHPENAHFVGEADFTAIEGLLDHPKVVAVGEIGFDRYWDRTKVEIQTEVFVRQIGMAARHHKPIAVHMREATAETLAVLANVKPAEMAGVMHCYGGSAASTTDFLRLNMSISLAGPVTFKNARIAKEVAAVVPLDRLLIETDAPYLAPDPFRGTRNESKYVPYVAAMIASIRGVDPSVVEKATFANASRLFGLPLAD; this comes from the coding sequence ATGTACTTCGATTCGCACGTGCATCTGAACGACGACCTGCTCTACACCGACATCGAGAACGTCGTCTCTTCCGCCCGTGCGGCGGGCGTCGTACGCATGGTCTGCGTCGGCTACGACGCCGCCTCGAGCCGGCGCGCGGTCGAACTCGCCGAGCGCTTCGAGGGCGTCTACGCCGCGGTCGGCCTCCATCCGGAAAACGCCCATTTCGTCGGCGAGGCCGATTTCACCGCGATCGAAGGCCTCCTCGACCACCCGAAGGTCGTCGCCGTCGGCGAGATCGGATTCGACCGTTACTGGGACAGGACCAAGGTTGAGATCCAGACCGAAGTCTTCGTCCGTCAGATCGGGATGGCGGCGCGGCACCACAAGCCGATCGCCGTCCACATGCGCGAGGCGACCGCCGAGACCCTGGCGGTACTCGCGAACGTCAAACCCGCCGAGATGGCTGGGGTCATGCACTGCTACGGCGGATCGGCGGCGTCGACGACCGATTTCCTCCGCCTCAACATGTCGATTTCGCTCGCCGGTCCGGTCACCTTCAAGAACGCGCGGATCGCGAAGGAGGTCGCCGCGGTGGTTCCGCTCGACCGGCTTCTGATCGAGACGGACGCGCCCTATCTCGCGCCCGACCCCTTCCGCGGAACGCGGAACGAATCGAAGTACGTCCCCTACGTCGCCGCCATGATCGCCTCGATCCGCGGTGTCGATCCGTCCGTGGTCGAGAAGGCGACCTTCGCGAACGCCTCGCGTCTCTTCGGCCTGCCCCTCGCGGACTAA
- the tuf gene encoding elongation factor Tu, translating to MAKAKFDRSKPHVNIGTIGHVDHGKTTLTAAITKVLAEKGLSEFHSYDSIDSAPEEKARGITINTAHIEYSTATRHYAHVDCPGHADYVKNMITGAAQMDGAILVVSAADGCMPQTREHILLARQVGVPKLVVFLNKADMVDDAELIELVEMEVRDLLNEYKFPGDETPIIVGSALRALEGDPKWVPCIMELMNAVDSYVPLPVRETDKPFLMPVEDVFTITGRGTVATGRVDRGMIKVGDAVEIIGIKDTRASVVTGVEMFRKLLDYAQAGDNVGLLLRGVDRDQVQRGQVIAKPKSVTPHTNFTAQVYVLSQSEGGRHTPFFSNYRPQFYFRTTDVTGVINLQEGVEMVMPGDNTVMNVELIHPIALEQGTKFSIREGGHTVGAGSVVTIVK from the coding sequence ATGGCAAAAGCTAAATTTGACCGCAGCAAACCGCACGTCAACATTGGCACCATCGGCCACGTCGACCACGGCAAAACCACCCTGACCGCCGCCATCACCAAGGTGCTCGCCGAGAAGGGTCTGTCCGAGTTCCATTCGTACGACTCGATCGACTCCGCTCCGGAAGAGAAGGCCAGAGGCATCACGATCAACACCGCCCACATCGAATATTCGACCGCGACGCGCCACTATGCGCACGTCGACTGCCCCGGCCACGCCGACTACGTCAAGAACATGATCACGGGCGCCGCCCAGATGGATGGAGCGATCCTCGTCGTCTCCGCCGCCGACGGCTGCATGCCGCAGACCCGCGAGCACATCCTGCTCGCCCGTCAGGTCGGCGTTCCGAAGCTCGTCGTCTTCCTGAACAAGGCCGACATGGTCGATGACGCCGAACTCATCGAACTCGTCGAAATGGAAGTCCGCGACCTCCTGAACGAGTACAAGTTCCCGGGCGACGAGACCCCGATCATCGTCGGATCCGCCCTGAGAGCCCTCGAAGGCGACCCGAAGTGGGTTCCCTGCATCATGGAGCTCATGAACGCCGTCGACTCCTACGTCCCGCTGCCCGTCCGCGAGACCGACAAGCCGTTCCTCATGCCCGTCGAAGACGTCTTCACGATCACCGGCCGCGGCACCGTCGCCACCGGCAGAGTCGACCGCGGCATGATCAAGGTCGGCGATGCCGTCGAAATCATCGGCATCAAGGACACGAGAGCCTCCGTCGTCACCGGCGTCGAAATGTTCCGCAAGCTGCTCGACTACGCGCAGGCCGGCGACAACGTCGGTCTCCTCCTCCGCGGCGTCGACCGCGATCAGGTCCAGCGCGGCCAGGTCATCGCGAAGCCGAAATCCGTGACCCCGCATACCAACTTCACCGCGCAGGTCTACGTCCTGTCGCAGTCCGAAGGCGGACGCCACACCCCGTTCTTCTCGAACTACCGTCCGCAGTTCTACTTCCGGACCACCGACGTCACCGGCGTCATCAACCTCCAGGAAGGCGTCGAAATGGTCATGCCGGGCGACAACACCGTCATGAACGTCGAACTGATCCATCCGATCGCCCTCGAGCAGGGAACGAAGTTCTCGATCCGCGAAGGCGGCCACACGGTCGGCGCCGGCTCGGTCGTCACGATCGTCAAGTAA